A region of Ascaphus truei isolate aAscTru1 unplaced genomic scaffold, aAscTru1.hap1 HAP1_SCAFFOLD_1085, whole genome shotgun sequence DNA encodes the following proteins:
- the LOC142475183 gene encoding uncharacterized protein LOC142475183 isoform X1 — MKATILITIGLFLVLSCQFGHTLECYKCDNFACKVLSSETCSLGQNSCYTKISGSGLIKITQRGCTIRKLCPILFGSTSCCYSDLCNSNTPTTAPPAGTTTAPPASTTTAPPATTPTAPPASTTTAPPATTPTAPPATTPKAPPATTTAPPATTPKAPPATTTTTAPLATTPTTPPETTTAHPATTPSECLATTTTAPPATTTTAPPPTTTTTAPPPTTTTTPPVTTTTAPTPTTTTARPPTTSTARPPTTTTMAPPATTTTTPPPTTTTTPPPTTTTTPPPTTTTTPPPTTTTTPPPTTTTTPPPTTTMTPPPTTTTAPPPTTSTAPPTTTSETTSMTTFPTMPETPDTTSLVPIHTTSRGTGLASNPTMSLVTVLVLLLSLWLATLS, encoded by the exons atgAAGGCAACCATTTTGATAACAATTGGACTTTTTCTCGTTCTCAGCTGCCAATTTG GTCATACTCTGGAGTGCTATAAATGTGACAATTTTGCCTGTAAGGTGCTCAGCAGCGAGACCTGCAGCCTGGGGCAGAATTCCTGCTATACGAAGATTTCTGGCAGTG GTTTAATAAAGATAACGCAGAGAGGCTGCACCATCCGAAAACTCTGCCCCATCCTGTTTGGGAGTACCTCCTGCTGCTACTCCGACCTCTGCAACTCTAATACCCCCACCACGGCACCCCCGGCAGGCACCACCACGGCACCCCCAGCTTCCACCACCACGGCACCCCCGGCTACCACCCCCACGGCACCCCCAGCTTCCACCACCACGGCACCCCCGGCTACCACCCCCACGGCACCCCCGGCAACCACCCCCAAGGCACCCCCGGCAACCACCACGGCACCCCCGGCAACCACCCCCAAGGCACCCCCGgcaaccaccaccaccacagcACCCCTGGCTACCACCCCCACGACACCCCCGGAAACCACCACGGCACACCCGGCAACCACCCCCTCAGAATGCCTGGCAACCACCACCACGGCACCCCCGGCAACCACTACCACAGCACCTCCAccaaccaccaccaccacagcACCCCCACCAACCACAACCACGACACCCCCAGTAACCACCACCACAGCACCCACACCAACTACCACCACGGCACGCCCACCAACCACATCCACGGCACGCCCACCAACCACCACCACCATGGCACCCCCAGCAACCACAACCACGACACCCCCACCAACCACCACCACGACACCCCCACCAACCACCACCACGACACCCCCACCAACCACCACCACGACACCCCCACCAACCACCACCACGACACCCCCACCAACCACCACCACGACACCCCCACCAACCACCACCATGACACCACCACCAACCACCACCACAGCACCCCCACCAACCACATCTACGGCACCACCGACAACTACGTCAGAGACCACTTCCATGACGACCTTTCCAACCATGCCAGAAACCCCCGACACAACATCACTTGTCCCCATCCACACCACATCCCGTGGCACCGGACTAGCAAGCAATCCCACGATGTCCCTTGTCACCGTGCTGGTGCTTTTGCTGTCCCTGTGGCTGGCCACGCTGTCCTGA
- the LOC142475183 gene encoding uncharacterized protein LOC142475183 isoform X2, with protein MEAKSLITIGLYLILSCQFGHTLECYKCDNFACKVLSSETCSLGQNSCYTKISGSGLIKITQRGCTIRKLCPILFGSTSCCYSDLCNSNTPTTAPPAGTTTAPPASTTTAPPATTPTAPPASTTTAPPATTPTAPPATTPKAPPATTTAPPATTPKAPPATTTTTAPLATTPTTPPETTTAHPATTPSECLATTTTAPPATTTTAPPPTTTTTAPPPTTTTTPPVTTTTAPTPTTTTARPPTTSTARPPTTTTMAPPATTTTTPPPTTTTTPPPTTTTTPPPTTTTTPPPTTTTTPPPTTTTTPPPTTTMTPPPTTTTAPPPTTSTAPPTTTSETTSMTTFPTMPETPDTTSLVPIHTTSRGTGLASNPTMSLVTVLVLLLSLWLATLS; from the exons GTCATACTCTGGAGTGCTATAAATGTGACAATTTTGCCTGTAAGGTGCTCAGCAGCGAGACCTGCAGCCTGGGGCAGAATTCCTGCTATACGAAGATTTCTGGCAGTG GTTTAATAAAGATAACGCAGAGAGGCTGCACCATCCGAAAACTCTGCCCCATCCTGTTTGGGAGTACCTCCTGCTGCTACTCCGACCTCTGCAACTCTAATACCCCCACCACGGCACCCCCGGCAGGCACCACCACGGCACCCCCAGCTTCCACCACCACGGCACCCCCGGCTACCACCCCCACGGCACCCCCAGCTTCCACCACCACGGCACCCCCGGCTACCACCCCCACGGCACCCCCGGCAACCACCCCCAAGGCACCCCCGGCAACCACCACGGCACCCCCGGCAACCACCCCCAAGGCACCCCCGgcaaccaccaccaccacagcACCCCTGGCTACCACCCCCACGACACCCCCGGAAACCACCACGGCACACCCGGCAACCACCCCCTCAGAATGCCTGGCAACCACCACCACGGCACCCCCGGCAACCACTACCACAGCACCTCCAccaaccaccaccaccacagcACCCCCACCAACCACAACCACGACACCCCCAGTAACCACCACCACAGCACCCACACCAACTACCACCACGGCACGCCCACCAACCACATCCACGGCACGCCCACCAACCACCACCACCATGGCACCCCCAGCAACCACAACCACGACACCCCCACCAACCACCACCACGACACCCCCACCAACCACCACCACGACACCCCCACCAACCACCACCACGACACCCCCACCAACCACCACCACGACACCCCCACCAACCACCACCACGACACCCCCACCAACCACCACCATGACACCACCACCAACCACCACCACAGCACCCCCACCAACCACATCTACGGCACCACCGACAACTACGTCAGAGACCACTTCCATGACGACCTTTCCAACCATGCCAGAAACCCCCGACACAACATCACTTGTCCCCATCCACACCACATCCCGTGGCACCGGACTAGCAAGCAATCCCACGATGTCCCTTGTCACCGTGCTGGTGCTTTTGCTGTCCCTGTGGCTGGCCACGCTGTCCTGA